The Deinococcota bacterium genome has a window encoding:
- a CDS encoding electron transfer flavoprotein subunit beta, whose amino-acid sequence MKIISIIKQVPDAEARIRASADGVDLDGVSFVIDGMDEYGVEEALRL is encoded by the coding sequence ATGAAGATCATTTCCATCATCAAACAAGTTCCCGACGCCGAGGCGCGCATCCGCGCCTCCGCGGACGGCGTCGATCTGGACGGGGTCAGCTTCGTCATCGACGGCATGGACGAGTACGGCGTCGAGGAGGCCCTGCGCCTCC